In Spirosoma aureum, a single genomic region encodes these proteins:
- a CDS encoding RNA polymerase sigma factor, protein MSKTIRSDDDLWRLIREDQESAFTQLMERLFASLIHYGRKFSSDKELVQDCVQDVLVDLWMRRTLTQPIQSIRTYLFASVRHSVCRRARQNQRFGSLPSDVEDMPFTISFSVEETWIADEIDRERLHQLNLLMNQLPPRQKEIIYLRYYQGLEKDQIASILDINYQSVSNLLHRALTNLRSQFPTSLPVLFWLYFSFLEN, encoded by the coding sequence ATGAGTAAAACCATTCGTAGTGATGACGATCTATGGCGATTAATCAGGGAGGATCAAGAGTCGGCATTTACTCAGTTGATGGAACGTCTCTTTGCTTCATTGATACACTACGGACGTAAGTTTTCGAGCGATAAAGAACTGGTTCAGGACTGCGTGCAGGATGTGCTGGTTGATCTTTGGATGCGCCGTACCCTGACCCAGCCAATCCAGTCGATTCGTACCTACCTGTTCGCATCCGTTCGTCACTCAGTATGTCGGCGAGCCCGTCAGAATCAGCGTTTTGGATCACTTCCCAGTGACGTTGAGGATATGCCTTTTACCATTTCCTTTTCGGTCGAAGAAACCTGGATTGCCGATGAAATTGACCGGGAGCGATTGCACCAGCTCAATCTTCTGATGAATCAGCTGCCACCCCGCCAGAAGGAAATCATCTATTTGCGGTATTATCAAGGCTTAGAAAAAGACCAGATTGCTTCAATTCTGGATATTAACTACCAATCCGTCTCTAATCTCCTGCACCGGGCATTGACTAATCTGCGCAGTCAGTTTCCTACCTCATTACCAGTATTATTTTGGCTATATTTTAGCTTTCTGGAAAACTAA
- a CDS encoding TonB-dependent receptor, which yields MNKFIWSLCIVLISSIPTVKSQTLGSFSGTITDQQSLGIRDAYVYLLNTNLGTPTDNQGKFSIPNVPPGRYTLKVSALGFATATRSVTITAENQTLTIQLAESARRLDEVTVSAQKVEEDPQKLPFSVSTLSSKQVQDYRLWTSKDLTTLIPNLYSANPGDGRNVTSIRGIATTSYDPTVATYIDGVNQFSLDTYVSQLLDIERIEVLRGPQGTLYGRNAMGGVINIITRQPDNKTRGFVELNYGSYGQQRYSAGLRTPLVKDRLFLGISALYGQQDGFYRNAFNQSGFDRANYFMGNYYLKFLASSRWSLTLNVKHNMNRNDGAFPLASSPQEALSDPFTVNQNAVGRLMDRVINTSLSANYAGKGFTFTSQTAYQSNYRYYTQPLDGDFSPIDGVTIVDDYGKKWNNVRVGTQEFRFTSPASSTSRFNWIAGIYGFYQNNPVKQGTHFGNDAALVGAPFPNFTSISTNTGKSFGLAVYGQGTYAINPRLKLTLGLRYDYEHKKQSVLGEFQQDGDIAMVTQPDTSTTARFTAISPKASLGYQWAENHQVYATYSRGYRAGGISQLSSDPSQPPLYAYKPEYSNNVEIGLKNTFWNNQLRVNVAAFYTQVQNAQVPTLILPDAITVTRNAGQLTSKGVELEVQATPAKGLELTYQAGYTNAKYSSLNLASNGETVNLKDNRQIFTPDITSMLAVQYGYALGGAQQFRLIARGEWSYLGKQYFDLANQISQQGYSLLNARLGISSRRAELFFWGRNLSNKTFIDYAYNFGAAHLGNPRTYGATLRVNF from the coding sequence ATGAACAAGTTTATCTGGTCTTTGTGCATCGTACTTATTAGTTCTATTCCAACAGTCAAAAGCCAGACTCTGGGCAGCTTCTCCGGAACAATTACCGATCAGCAATCGCTTGGCATCCGTGACGCTTATGTGTATCTGTTAAACACTAACCTGGGAACGCCAACCGACAATCAGGGGAAATTCAGCATCCCAAATGTACCACCAGGTCGATATACACTGAAGGTGAGTGCACTGGGGTTTGCCACGGCTACCAGATCGGTTACGATTACCGCTGAGAATCAGACCCTGACGATCCAGCTCGCAGAATCAGCACGACGATTAGATGAAGTAACGGTGTCGGCCCAAAAAGTAGAAGAAGATCCGCAAAAACTGCCATTCAGCGTATCAACACTTTCGTCGAAGCAGGTTCAGGACTATCGATTGTGGACGAGTAAAGACCTTACCACTCTAATTCCCAATTTGTATTCAGCCAATCCCGGTGACGGGCGCAACGTAACATCCATCAGGGGCATTGCCACGACGTCCTACGATCCAACCGTTGCTACGTATATCGATGGGGTCAACCAGTTTAGTTTGGATACCTATGTGTCGCAACTGCTTGACATTGAGCGAATAGAGGTGTTGCGGGGCCCGCAGGGAACCCTGTATGGCCGTAATGCAATGGGCGGAGTCATTAACATTATTACCAGGCAACCCGATAACAAAACGCGGGGATTTGTCGAACTTAATTATGGTAGTTATGGTCAACAGCGATATAGTGCCGGGTTGCGGACACCCTTAGTGAAGGATCGTTTGTTTCTGGGCATTTCGGCATTATACGGGCAGCAGGATGGTTTTTATCGGAATGCATTTAATCAATCAGGATTCGACCGGGCAAATTACTTCATGGGGAATTATTATTTGAAGTTTCTGGCCAGTTCGCGCTGGTCGCTGACTCTCAATGTAAAGCACAATATGAACCGAAATGACGGTGCTTTTCCCTTGGCTTCCAGTCCGCAGGAAGCGTTAAGTGATCCATTCACAGTGAATCAGAATGCTGTCGGCCGACTTATGGATCGGGTAATCAATACGTCTTTATCGGCAAATTATGCCGGGAAAGGGTTTACGTTTACGTCGCAAACGGCCTACCAGTCCAATTACCGGTATTATACACAGCCACTCGATGGTGATTTTTCACCCATCGATGGGGTTACCATTGTTGATGATTACGGTAAAAAGTGGAACAATGTACGGGTCGGTACGCAGGAATTTCGGTTTACTTCCCCGGCCAGTTCAACGTCCCGTTTCAACTGGATTGCTGGTATCTATGGCTTTTATCAGAATAATCCGGTGAAGCAGGGAACTCATTTCGGCAATGATGCCGCGTTGGTTGGTGCCCCTTTTCCTAACTTCACCAGTATCAGTACCAATACGGGAAAGAGTTTTGGGCTGGCCGTTTATGGACAGGGAACGTATGCAATCAATCCCAGACTGAAACTAACGCTTGGCCTGCGGTATGATTACGAGCACAAAAAGCAATCCGTACTGGGTGAGTTCCAGCAGGATGGCGACATAGCCATGGTCACCCAGCCCGATACGTCGACGACGGCCAGGTTTACCGCTATCTCACCGAAAGCCAGTCTGGGGTATCAATGGGCTGAAAATCACCAGGTATATGCGACCTATAGTCGGGGATACCGCGCGGGTGGCATCTCCCAGCTTTCGTCCGATCCCTCGCAGCCACCCCTGTATGCCTACAAACCTGAATACAGTAACAATGTTGAAATTGGTTTGAAGAACACATTCTGGAACAACCAACTGCGTGTGAATGTCGCTGCTTTCTATACCCAGGTGCAGAATGCCCAGGTGCCCACATTGATTTTGCCTGATGCCATAACGGTTACCCGAAATGCGGGCCAGTTGACTAGTAAAGGGGTAGAGCTCGAGGTGCAGGCAACACCCGCAAAAGGACTGGAATTGACGTATCAGGCTGGCTATACGAATGCTAAATATTCGTCGCTCAATTTGGCCTCAAACGGTGAAACGGTTAACCTAAAGGATAACCGTCAGATATTTACACCCGACATTACCTCCATGCTGGCGGTGCAATATGGCTATGCACTGGGTGGAGCTCAACAATTTAGACTAATTGCACGCGGAGAATGGAGTTATCTGGGGAAACAGTATTTCGATCTGGCCAATCAGATTTCCCAACAGGGCTACAGTTTATTGAATGCTCGATTAGGCATCTCGTCACGACGTGCTGAATTGTTTTTCTGGGGACGTAACCTGAGCAACAAGACTTTTATTGACTATGCTTATAATTTCGGGGCGGCTCACTTAGGCAACCCGAGGACGTATGGTGCTACGTTGAGAGTGAATTTTTAG
- a CDS encoding PadR family transcriptional regulator, with protein sequence MKRACLGELEEVVLLTVAVLQESAYCASITQTIDQQMARSISFPTVHTTLQQLQKSGLLFSPMSGATAQQGGRQKRLFTLTTAAQRFLIEYRRADVRQIRAHLWDGPAIRQISTQVLLLWEA encoded by the coding sequence ATGAAACGAGCCTGTTTAGGTGAACTCGAAGAAGTCGTTCTTTTGACAGTGGCCGTTCTGCAAGAATCGGCATACTGTGCATCGATTACTCAAACCATCGATCAGCAGATGGCCCGCAGCATTAGCTTCCCCACCGTTCACACCACCTTGCAACAGCTCCAGAAGAGTGGTTTACTCTTCTCCCCGATGAGCGGAGCCACTGCCCAACAGGGAGGGCGACAGAAAAGGCTCTTCACTCTAACAACAGCTGCTCAGCGGTTCCTTATCGAGTATCGCCGGGCCGACGTTCGGCAAATTCGAGCCCACTTGTGGGACGGTCCGGCGATCCGGCAGATTTCAACCCAGGTACTACTGCTATGGGAGGCTTAA